One Natronobacterium texcoconense DNA window includes the following coding sequences:
- a CDS encoding pyridoxal-phosphate dependent enzyme codes for MASDLVCPDCGTAYDAGPSEPWRCGCGRALEFVDQPLPTGDPLPLSQLDTSDGLWTFFEFLPIEKHVTFHEGFTPLVDAPDWDAQFKLEYVFPTGSFKDRGATTTLSRAVELGVEKVIEDSSGNAGAAIATYAARAGIEADIYVPADVKQSKLMTIQRADARPIRIEGSRQDVTDACIEAVEGETDSSDGAPHQTGEGWYASHAWNPAFYAGTMTFAFEVAAQRGWTAPDAIVLPLGHGTLFLGTYLGFSRLHEAGIVDDLPRLLGAQAGGYAPIVETLGGNGGPEGTDVADGIQITEPARRDDILAAIDETDGDAIALDDDEIEATLDRLHRNGFYVEPTSAVAPAALERYRETGVLTADDDVVVPLTGSGLKTL; via the coding sequence ATGGCGTCCGATCTCGTCTGTCCCGACTGCGGGACCGCGTACGACGCCGGCCCGTCGGAGCCGTGGCGCTGTGGCTGTGGCCGCGCCCTCGAGTTCGTCGATCAGCCGCTTCCGACGGGCGATCCATTGCCGCTCTCGCAACTGGACACCAGCGACGGGCTCTGGACGTTCTTCGAGTTTCTGCCGATCGAGAAGCACGTCACCTTCCACGAGGGCTTTACGCCGCTCGTGGACGCTCCCGACTGGGACGCCCAGTTCAAACTCGAGTACGTCTTCCCCACTGGTTCGTTCAAGGACCGAGGTGCGACGACGACGCTCTCGCGGGCGGTCGAACTCGGCGTCGAGAAGGTCATCGAGGACTCCTCGGGCAACGCCGGCGCTGCTATCGCGACCTACGCCGCTCGAGCGGGGATCGAGGCGGACATCTACGTTCCGGCGGACGTCAAACAGTCGAAACTGATGACGATCCAGCGGGCCGACGCGCGTCCGATCCGGATCGAAGGTTCCCGGCAGGACGTCACCGACGCCTGCATCGAGGCCGTCGAAGGCGAGACCGACTCGAGCGACGGCGCACCCCACCAGACTGGCGAGGGCTGGTACGCCAGTCACGCCTGGAATCCGGCGTTCTACGCGGGGACGATGACGTTCGCCTTCGAGGTCGCCGCCCAGCGTGGGTGGACTGCACCGGACGCCATCGTGCTCCCGCTCGGCCACGGCACGCTCTTTCTGGGCACGTACCTCGGATTCAGTCGACTGCACGAGGCCGGCATCGTCGACGACCTGCCGCGACTGCTCGGCGCGCAGGCGGGCGGCTACGCACCGATCGTCGAGACGCTCGGCGGTAACGGCGGCCCCGAGGGAACCGACGTCGCCGACGGGATCCAGATCACCGAACCCGCCCGCCGGGACGACATCCTCGCAGCGATCGACGAAACTGACGGCGACGCCATCGCGCTCGACGACGACGAAATCGAGGCCACGCTCGATCGCCTCCACCGCAACGGCTTCTACGTCGAACCGACGAGCGCGGTCGCTCCCGCGGCGCTGGAGCGGTACCGCGAGACCGGGGTGCTCACAGCAGACGACGACGTCGTCGTTCCACTGACCGGCAGCGGACTGAAAACCCTTTGA
- a CDS encoding stage II sporulation protein M, producing MSRSLSDAVASVGAVFRNRPSDFLPVYLLGAATPAIARVVPFLAAVVSYLYLLTTGRLDAALDQLAAIDTSPPDPEAEPEAFEAWAEGLVPVMEQLMTPAVAALFLVSLAGMILILIVLSPIVSAAQLSASYGRLRDERGLVAGIAGVRRYSLRFLALYLLEVILWLIIGAGFVAVMMAIVGGFAVAGVPILGVLVALLASFVAIAAFAVVRAVFAFAPVAVVVDDAGVFGSLSATGSFVRSRPVGALFYYAISVGSIVSLVFVSGILAFIEAAAAVSLLTVFLLWPALDLLKTAIYCDYRGRLTPPPSPERSVRTQFRDGVERGWSEMTSFVRATPITHAVVVALAVVSFWAGWRAADPYTGIGALEASIGARLEGHIPPAAALEFFGNNWMVAIMTAFSGLALVVPAIISLLFNGVFMGVLSRFEVEPMELLAFVIPHGIFEIPAILIASALGISLGVTFWRAARGKISRVAFADELERAFWVLVGVGILLAIAAFVEGFVSPYYYQPFF from the coding sequence ATGTCCCGTTCGCTTTCCGACGCAGTCGCTTCGGTCGGTGCGGTGTTTCGCAACCGACCGAGCGACTTCCTCCCGGTGTATCTGCTCGGGGCTGCTACCCCCGCCATCGCCCGCGTCGTTCCGTTTCTGGCCGCTGTCGTCAGCTATCTATACCTCTTGACGACCGGCCGACTCGACGCCGCACTCGACCAGCTCGCCGCGATCGACACCTCGCCACCGGATCCCGAGGCCGAGCCGGAAGCCTTCGAAGCGTGGGCCGAGGGGCTCGTTCCCGTCATGGAGCAACTGATGACACCGGCGGTGGCCGCACTCTTTCTCGTGTCGCTGGCCGGAATGATTCTCATTCTCATCGTCCTGTCACCGATCGTCTCGGCCGCCCAGCTATCGGCCAGTTACGGCCGGCTGCGTGACGAACGCGGACTCGTCGCCGGTATCGCCGGCGTACGCCGGTACTCCCTGCGGTTTCTCGCGCTGTATCTCCTCGAGGTCATCCTGTGGCTGATCATCGGCGCCGGCTTCGTCGCAGTCATGATGGCCATCGTCGGTGGGTTTGCCGTCGCTGGCGTCCCGATACTCGGCGTACTCGTCGCACTGCTGGCCTCGTTCGTGGCTATCGCGGCGTTCGCCGTCGTTCGGGCAGTGTTTGCGTTCGCACCGGTCGCCGTCGTCGTCGACGACGCAGGCGTCTTCGGGTCGTTATCGGCGACCGGCTCGTTCGTTCGCTCTCGTCCGGTCGGCGCACTGTTTTACTACGCGATTTCGGTCGGCTCGATAGTCTCGCTCGTGTTTGTCTCGGGCATTCTCGCGTTTATCGAGGCTGCCGCAGCCGTCTCGCTTCTCACAGTGTTCCTCCTGTGGCCCGCACTCGACCTGCTGAAGACGGCGATCTACTGTGACTATCGCGGTCGGCTGACGCCGCCGCCGTCGCCCGAACGCTCCGTCCGGACGCAGTTCCGCGACGGAGTCGAACGAGGATGGAGCGAGATGACCTCGTTCGTCCGGGCAACGCCGATCACCCACGCTGTCGTCGTCGCGCTCGCAGTCGTCAGCTTCTGGGCCGGCTGGCGGGCTGCAGATCCCTACACTGGCATCGGCGCGCTCGAGGCCTCGATCGGTGCCCGTCTCGAGGGACACATCCCGCCGGCGGCCGCGCTCGAGTTCTTCGGAAACAACTGGATGGTAGCGATAATGACGGCGTTCTCGGGGCTCGCCCTCGTCGTTCCAGCCATCATCTCGTTGCTGTTCAACGGGGTATTCATGGGCGTTCTCTCTCGATTCGAGGTCGAGCCGATGGAACTGCTGGCGTTCGTGATCCCCCACGGCATCTTCGAGATTCCGGCGATTCTGATCGCGAGCGCGCTCGGCATCTCGCTCGGTGTCACCTTCTGGCGAGCGGCCCGCGGGAAGATCAGCCGCGTGGCCTTCGCAGACGAACTCGAGCGGGCGTTCTGGGTACTGGTCGGGGTCGGTATCCTGCTCGCAATCGCTGCGTTCGTGGAAGGGTTCGTGAGTCCGTACTATTACCAGCCGTTCTTCTAG
- the minD gene encoding MinD/ParA family ATP-binding protein codes for MSQETVYAIASGKGGVGKTTTTVNLGTALAQADERVAVVDVDLGMANLAGFVSLSPDSTTLHDVLTDDATIDEATYRLADNIVALPSGTGLDDYAKASPEGLRDVVEELRETYDYVFLDVGAGISHETVLPLGLADGVLVVSTPEPAAIQDSQKTVKLTDRAGGTVEGLILTRTHPNSSIDYTEIAARLEVPLIGTVPEDPVARRSVYAGTPLVVYNPDGPAATAYREIAADLAGIDVAQTTIDDPDSEDDDDGDDPGDADGDGDGGWEASPDEVSSAITEAESDT; via the coding sequence ATGTCCCAAGAGACGGTGTACGCCATCGCGAGCGGGAAAGGCGGTGTCGGGAAGACGACGACGACGGTAAACCTCGGTACAGCGCTTGCTCAGGCGGACGAGCGCGTTGCCGTCGTCGACGTCGATCTCGGCATGGCGAACCTCGCCGGGTTCGTGAGCCTCTCGCCCGATTCGACGACCTTACACGACGTGTTGACAGACGACGCAACGATCGACGAGGCCACCTACCGGCTAGCGGATAACATCGTCGCCCTCCCGAGCGGAACCGGCTTAGACGATTACGCGAAAGCCTCCCCCGAGGGGCTTCGCGACGTCGTCGAAGAACTACGAGAGACCTACGACTACGTCTTCCTCGACGTCGGTGCGGGTATCAGCCACGAGACCGTCCTCCCGCTCGGACTCGCCGACGGCGTGCTCGTCGTCTCGACGCCCGAACCGGCCGCGATCCAGGACTCCCAGAAGACGGTCAAACTGACCGACCGCGCCGGCGGTACCGTCGAGGGACTCATCCTCACCCGAACCCACCCCAACAGCAGCATCGACTACACCGAAATCGCTGCACGACTCGAGGTTCCGTTGATCGGCACCGTGCCGGAAGATCCGGTCGCCCGCAGGAGCGTCTACGCCGGGACGCCGCTGGTGGTCTACAACCCCGACGGCCCCGCGGCGACCGCCTATCGAGAGATTGCAGCCGACCTTGCAGGAATCGACGTCGCACAAACCACGATCGACGACCCCGATTCCGAAGACGACGATGACGGTGACGACCCGGGTGACGCCGACGGCGACGGCGACGGTGGCTGGGAGGCGTCGCCGGACGAGGTCTCGAGCGCGATCACGGAAGCCGAATCCGATACCTGA
- a CDS encoding TRAM domain-containing protein: MADCPLADDCPSFSERISGMGCQHYGDRGGKEWCNHYSQPIEDLKTQPVKSGEELVVDVVDMHESGAGVGRTEDGFIVMVDGVLPEARARVEISRVHSNHARAEKLELLPMEEDDDSEEDSDEPAVDSEDDEDEDEGGSTSRRERLGSRDNFWGS, translated from the coding sequence ATGGCAGACTGTCCACTCGCCGACGATTGTCCGAGTTTTTCCGAACGAATCTCGGGAATGGGGTGTCAACATTACGGTGATCGGGGTGGCAAAGAGTGGTGTAACCACTACAGCCAGCCGATCGAGGATCTGAAGACCCAGCCCGTCAAGTCCGGCGAGGAACTCGTCGTCGACGTCGTCGACATGCACGAAAGCGGTGCCGGCGTCGGCCGCACCGAGGACGGTTTCATCGTCATGGTCGACGGCGTCCTGCCGGAGGCCCGCGCTCGAGTCGAAATCTCTCGAGTCCACAGTAATCACGCCCGCGCGGAGAAACTCGAGTTGCTCCCGATGGAGGAAGACGATGACAGCGAGGAGGACAGCGACGAACCGGCAGTCGACAGCGAGGACGACGAAGACGAAGATGAAGGCGGTTCCACCAGCCGACGTGAACGACTCGGCAGCCGCGACAACTTCTGGGGCTCGTAA
- the argS gene encoding arginine--tRNA ligase, translating to MFLSLRAEVEDALEGALSELDFPTDDLGIEEPPDDVESVLASSVAFRLASEAGAPPPQVAGQVADEIDVDELTYVSEVQTQGPYLNFLPSEAYFGETLETATDDAYGALEDRDTSVVVEHTSANPTGPVHVGRARNPIVGDAVASLLDYAGYDVDRHYYVNDAGRQMAVFTWAYETFDEEDLDSEPERDRIEYDLVRYYRKGNAFLEDGPEDEVAEAEAEIEAIMQGLEEGDEETYERVSEVVDQVLSGMTECLERLPAAFDEFVKETRFMRNGDTEDLVSRLKELDEAVYEEDAWQLDLEEHGIDKKMVFLRSDDTTLYTTRDLAHHEWKFENYDRAVTVLGEDHKLQANQLQQTLDLLGNDVDQLENVIFSWVNLPGGLGMSTREGTGVDLDDLLDEAIDRAREEVEDRLDDRIRDDDLDDEDVERIAHQVGIGAVRYDIVSKQPTKAITFEWDQALDFEAQSAPYVQYVHARCCGILEEAGFEPREIAAGDVEIADDLDAELLETEAERDLLETIGRFPAAVDEAADDLEPHQIATYTREFADRFNAFYRECPVLADDVDPELREARLALVAASKYTVANALSILGVEAPRSM from the coding sequence ATGTTCCTCTCCCTACGCGCGGAGGTCGAGGACGCCCTCGAGGGGGCGCTCTCCGAACTCGACTTCCCCACCGACGACCTCGGGATCGAAGAACCGCCGGACGACGTCGAGAGCGTGCTCGCCTCGAGCGTCGCGTTCCGACTCGCGAGCGAGGCGGGTGCGCCGCCGCCGCAGGTCGCGGGACAGGTCGCAGACGAGATCGACGTCGACGAATTGACCTACGTCTCCGAAGTCCAGACGCAGGGGCCGTACCTCAACTTCCTGCCGAGCGAGGCCTACTTCGGTGAGACGCTCGAGACCGCGACCGACGACGCCTACGGCGCGCTCGAGGACCGCGACACGTCGGTCGTCGTCGAACACACGAGCGCGAACCCGACGGGACCGGTTCACGTCGGCCGTGCGCGGAACCCGATCGTCGGCGACGCGGTCGCGAGCCTGCTCGACTACGCGGGGTACGACGTCGACCGCCACTACTACGTCAACGACGCCGGCCGGCAGATGGCCGTCTTCACGTGGGCCTACGAGACGTTCGACGAGGAGGATCTCGACTCGGAACCCGAGCGCGACCGCATCGAGTACGACCTGGTGCGGTACTACCGCAAGGGCAACGCCTTCCTCGAGGACGGTCCCGAGGACGAGGTCGCCGAGGCCGAAGCCGAGATCGAGGCGATCATGCAGGGGCTCGAGGAAGGCGACGAGGAGACCTACGAGCGCGTCAGCGAGGTCGTCGACCAGGTGCTGTCGGGCATGACGGAGTGTCTCGAGCGACTACCCGCGGCGTTCGACGAGTTCGTCAAGGAGACGCGGTTCATGCGAAACGGCGACACCGAAGACCTCGTCTCCCGCCTGAAGGAACTCGACGAAGCGGTCTACGAGGAAGACGCCTGGCAACTCGACCTCGAGGAGCACGGTATCGACAAGAAGATGGTGTTCCTGCGCTCGGACGACACCACTCTCTACACGACTCGCGACCTCGCCCACCACGAGTGGAAGTTCGAGAACTACGATCGCGCGGTGACCGTCCTCGGCGAGGACCACAAACTCCAGGCGAACCAGCTCCAGCAGACGCTCGACCTGCTGGGCAACGACGTCGACCAGCTAGAGAACGTCATCTTCTCGTGGGTCAACCTCCCCGGCGGCCTCGGGATGTCCACCCGCGAGGGCACCGGCGTCGACCTGGACGACCTATTAGATGAGGCGATCGACCGCGCCCGCGAGGAGGTCGAGGACCGCCTGGACGACCGCATCCGCGACGACGACTTAGACGACGAGGACGTCGAACGTATCGCCCACCAGGTCGGCATCGGCGCAGTCCGGTACGACATCGTCTCCAAACAGCCGACGAAGGCGATCACCTTCGAGTGGGATCAGGCGCTGGACTTCGAGGCGCAGTCCGCTCCCTACGTGCAGTACGTGCACGCGCGTTGCTGTGGCATCCTCGAGGAAGCCGGCTTCGAACCCAGAGAAATCGCTGCGGGTGACGTCGAGATTGCAGACGACCTCGACGCAGAACTACTCGAGACCGAGGCGGAACGCGACCTGCTCGAGACGATCGGCCGGTTCCCGGCAGCCGTCGACGAAGCAGCAGACGACCTCGAACCGCACCAGATCGCGACCTACACCCGCGAGTTCGCCGACCGGTTCAACGCCTTCTACCGGGAGTGTCCGGTGCTCGCCGACGACGTCGATCCGGAACTGCGCGAGGCCCGCCTCGCGCTCGTGGCGGCCTCGAAGTACACGGTCGCGAACGCGCTGTCGATTCTCGGCGTGGAAGCGCCGCGGTCGATGTAA
- a CDS encoding succinylglutamate desuccinylase/aspartoacylase family protein, whose amino-acid sequence MTTRLGTASAGPGEVDTGRLEVGETRDGSPFGLPVAVVNGERPGKTLYMQAASDGDELNGVGVLQRVVPQLDPTEIAGTILIVGIVNYHAFQVAEHRNPIDDTKMNRAYPGSENGTSSERIAAATFDVAKRADLILDLHQGSTSRMIDEVRVRCGQRHRLHDECLELAKAFGCGYVLDQKGPDGQLARAAPDEGIPTVDPELGGCVGWDEESIRKGVEGVLNVLTYYGFLDGSIDLESQTRASGFEQYGAPCGGLVSLQKELGDEVARGDTLYEVTTPFGEPKETVTADSDGILWRTRRLPQVATGEYVCSVGTDVDTY is encoded by the coding sequence ATGACGACGAGGCTCGGAACGGCGAGCGCGGGCCCCGGTGAGGTCGATACGGGTCGACTCGAGGTCGGTGAGACCAGGGACGGCAGTCCGTTCGGCCTCCCCGTCGCCGTCGTAAACGGCGAACGACCGGGCAAGACGCTCTACATGCAGGCAGCGAGCGACGGCGACGAACTGAACGGCGTCGGCGTGCTCCAGCGCGTGGTTCCACAGCTCGATCCCACCGAGATCGCTGGCACGATCCTGATCGTCGGGATCGTCAACTACCACGCGTTCCAGGTCGCCGAACACCGGAACCCGATCGACGACACGAAGATGAACCGGGCCTACCCCGGTTCGGAGAACGGCACCTCGAGCGAGCGCATCGCCGCCGCAACCTTCGACGTGGCGAAGCGTGCGGACCTGATCCTCGATCTCCACCAGGGATCGACCAGCCGGATGATCGACGAGGTCCGGGTTCGCTGTGGCCAGCGGCACAGACTCCACGACGAGTGTCTCGAACTCGCGAAGGCCTTTGGCTGTGGCTACGTTCTGGACCAGAAAGGACCGGACGGCCAGCTCGCCCGCGCTGCCCCCGACGAAGGCATCCCGACCGTCGATCCCGAACTCGGCGGCTGCGTCGGCTGGGACGAGGAAAGCATCCGAAAGGGCGTCGAGGGCGTCCTGAACGTCCTCACCTACTACGGCTTCCTCGACGGATCGATCGACCTCGAGAGCCAGACCCGTGCGAGCGGGTTCGAACAGTACGGCGCGCCCTGTGGCGGCCTCGTCAGCCTGCAGAAAGAACTCGGCGACGAGGTGGCACGCGGCGACACCCTCTACGAGGTGACGACGCCCTTTGGCGAACCGAAAGAGACCGTCACGGCCGACAGCGACGGTATCCTCTGGCGGACCCGACGCCTGCCACAGGTCGCTACCGGCGAGTACGTCTGCTCGGTCGGCACCGACGTCGACACCTACTGA
- a CDS encoding alpha/beta fold hydrolase, which yields MSIYRSSTGRRVLERAYTDALRDLEVDVGKRRVETRHGTTHVLLAGPADGEPLLLFHGGNATNPMTLSWYTGLADEYRLIAPDTVGQPGYSAENRIDPNGDGYGEWVVDLLEAFGLQRVPMIGTSYGSGIVLRTAAMAPDRIDRAALVVPAGFGTGSLASLLRVGLPSVLYRFLGSEWLLEYVLQSIVTEPTRDPVVRDTVGASLRHVQLEREFPEATANELADFDAPVALFVAENDPFFPPDAIVSRARDRLQSLSTVEVLSGENHILSSAARDHVMASLREFLEK from the coding sequence GTGTCGATCTACCGCTCTTCGACTGGCCGACGCGTGCTCGAGCGAGCCTATACTGACGCTCTCCGAGACCTCGAGGTCGACGTCGGGAAGCGACGGGTCGAGACGCGCCACGGCACGACGCACGTTCTTCTGGCAGGGCCTGCAGACGGAGAGCCGCTGCTCCTGTTTCACGGCGGCAACGCGACGAACCCGATGACGCTGTCGTGGTACACCGGACTGGCCGACGAGTATCGACTGATCGCACCGGATACCGTCGGCCAGCCGGGATACAGTGCGGAAAACCGCATCGATCCGAACGGTGACGGCTACGGCGAGTGGGTCGTCGACCTCCTCGAGGCGTTCGGACTCCAACGCGTTCCGATGATCGGGACGTCGTACGGGAGCGGTATCGTCCTCCGGACGGCGGCGATGGCACCGGATCGCATCGACCGTGCCGCGTTGGTTGTCCCCGCGGGATTCGGGACGGGATCGCTCGCCTCCCTACTGCGGGTCGGTCTCCCGTCCGTCCTCTATCGGTTTCTCGGAAGCGAGTGGCTGCTGGAGTACGTTCTGCAATCGATCGTCACGGAACCAACGCGCGATCCCGTCGTTCGCGACACCGTCGGCGCGTCGCTGCGACACGTGCAACTCGAGCGTGAGTTCCCCGAAGCCACCGCGAACGAACTGGCCGACTTCGACGCGCCAGTTGCGCTGTTCGTCGCCGAAAACGACCCGTTCTTCCCACCCGACGCGATCGTTTCGCGTGCTCGAGACCGCCTTCAGTCGCTCTCGACAGTCGAGGTACTTTCTGGAGAGAATCACATCCTCTCATCGGCCGCTCGAGACCACGTCATGGCGTCTCTTCGCGAATTTCTCGAGAAGTAA
- a CDS encoding NUDIX domain-containing protein, whose protein sequence is MVSRPADYCPHCGTALERITFDGRNRSHCPTCERVVWHNPVPCAGVAVVDRSQPEPAVLCVERAVPPGVGEWTIPGGHLEVGEKPEVGAARELEEETGVSVDPDALEILDATALPPRNGKHVTMVYYVADRADATGEPMAGSDAADARFWTSSEFTDSSEEFRPVHEERFRAAIAHFE, encoded by the coding sequence ATGGTCAGCCGTCCAGCCGACTACTGTCCTCACTGCGGTACGGCCCTCGAGCGGATCACGTTCGACGGCCGCAACCGCAGCCACTGTCCCACCTGCGAGCGCGTCGTCTGGCACAACCCAGTTCCCTGTGCCGGCGTCGCCGTCGTCGACCGCTCCCAACCCGAACCAGCCGTCCTCTGTGTCGAACGCGCCGTCCCGCCCGGCGTCGGCGAGTGGACGATCCCCGGCGGCCACCTGGAGGTCGGCGAAAAACCCGAGGTCGGAGCCGCACGCGAACTCGAGGAGGAGACCGGCGTCTCGGTCGATCCCGACGCGCTCGAGATTCTGGACGCGACCGCATTACCGCCGCGGAACGGCAAGCACGTCACGATGGTGTACTACGTCGCCGATCGAGCGGACGCGACCGGCGAACCGATGGCCGGCAGCGACGCGGCCGACGCCCGGTTCTGGACGTCGAGCGAGTTCACCGACTCGAGCGAGGAGTTCCGGCCGGTCCACGAGGAGCGGTTCCGGGCCGCTATCGCGCATTTCGAGTGA
- the prf1 gene encoding peptide chain release factor aRF-1: MSQEGEQEHSDRKKYEFRKVIEDLKNYDGSGTQLVSIYVPEDRQISDVVQHVTQEHSEAANIKSKQTRTAVQDALTSIKDRLRYYDTYPPDNGMVLFSGAVDSGGGRTEMVTKVLESPPQPVESFRYHCDSDFLTEPLEEMMADKGLYGLIVLDRREANVGWLKGKRVEPVKSASSLVPGKQRKGGQSAQRFARLRLEAIDNFYQEVAGMANDLFVAKRHELDGILVGGPSPTKDEFLDGDYLHHEIQDNVIGKFDVAYTDESGLYDLVDNAEDALADAEVMKDKKQMEEFFEELNAGDLATYGFEQTRQNLVMGSVDRLLISEDLRKDVVTFDCEECGNTDYEVIDRRKSTPGHTCSDCGSDVDATEEDREDAIDHLIEIAEQRGTETKFISTDFEKGEQLYNAFGGFAGLLRYSTGV; encoded by the coding sequence ATGAGCCAGGAGGGCGAGCAGGAGCACTCAGACCGGAAGAAATACGAATTTCGGAAGGTCATCGAAGACCTCAAGAACTACGACGGCTCCGGAACGCAGCTCGTTTCGATCTACGTTCCCGAAGACCGACAGATCAGCGACGTCGTCCAGCACGTCACCCAGGAACACAGCGAAGCGGCTAACATCAAGTCCAAGCAGACCCGCACCGCAGTGCAGGACGCGCTGACGAGCATCAAGGACCGACTGCGCTACTACGACACGTACCCACCAGATAACGGAATGGTGCTGTTCTCGGGTGCCGTCGACTCCGGCGGCGGCCGGACCGAGATGGTCACCAAGGTACTCGAGAGCCCACCCCAGCCCGTCGAGTCGTTCCGCTATCACTGCGACTCGGATTTCCTCACCGAACCGCTCGAGGAGATGATGGCGGACAAGGGTCTCTACGGCCTGATCGTCCTCGACCGCCGCGAGGCCAACGTCGGCTGGCTGAAGGGCAAACGCGTCGAACCCGTCAAGTCCGCCTCCTCGCTGGTACCGGGCAAGCAGCGCAAAGGTGGCCAGTCCGCCCAGCGTTTCGCCCGCCTGCGACTCGAGGCGATCGACAACTTCTATCAGGAAGTCGCGGGGATGGCGAACGACCTGTTCGTCGCCAAGCGACACGAACTCGACGGGATCCTCGTCGGGGGCCCCTCGCCGACCAAAGACGAGTTCCTCGACGGTGACTACCTTCACCACGAGATTCAGGACAACGTGATCGGCAAGTTCGACGTCGCCTACACCGACGAGTCGGGGCTTTATGACCTCGTCGACAACGCCGAGGACGCGCTGGCCGACGCGGAGGTGATGAAGGACAAGAAGCAGATGGAGGAGTTCTTCGAGGAACTCAACGCGGGCGACCTCGCCACCTACGGGTTCGAACAGACTCGACAGAACCTGGTGATGGGGTCGGTCGACCGACTGCTGATCAGCGAGGATCTTCGGAAGGACGTCGTCACCTTCGACTGCGAGGAGTGTGGCAACACCGACTACGAGGTGATCGACCGGCGGAAGTCGACGCCCGGCCACACCTGCAGCGACTGTGGCAGCGACGTCGACGCGACAGAAGAAGACCGCGAGGACGCCATCGACCACCTCATCGAGATCGCCGAACAGCGCGGCACCGAGACGAAGTTCATCTCCACGGACTTCGAGAAGGGCGAACAGCTCTACAACGCCTTCGGCGGCTTCGCGGGCCTTCTACGGTACTCGACCGGCGTCTAA
- a CDS encoding YbjQ family protein gives MEIVTTETIPHREIDEALGVARGNTVEARNVGRDITQSLRNITGGELKAYSELLTKARDEAISRMEDDAERMGADAVVNVRLETSKVTEGGSEVIAYGTAVTLE, from the coding sequence ATGGAAATCGTCACGACCGAAACGATCCCGCACCGCGAAATCGACGAAGCCCTCGGCGTCGCCCGCGGCAACACCGTCGAAGCCCGCAACGTTGGCCGAGACATCACCCAGAGTCTGCGGAACATCACCGGCGGCGAACTGAAAGCCTACTCCGAACTGCTGACGAAAGCCCGCGACGAGGCCATTTCGCGGATGGAAGACGACGCCGAGCGGATGGGTGCAGACGCCGTCGTCAACGTTCGCCTCGAGACCTCGAAGGTCACCGAAGGTGGGTCGGAAGTGATCGCGTACGGGACGGCGGTCACGCTCGAATAA
- a CDS encoding electron transfer flavoprotein subunit beta/FixA family protein — translation MKILVTVKEVATVEDEFEIEGTEIADQYLGADLNEWDDYAVEEAVQLQEAGIADEVVTVTIGPEDCEQTIRQALAKGADRAVRIWDDTLEGADLLDVEAKTDILTAVVEEEDPDLVLTGVQAGDDAFGATGVSVAEELGFEWAAVVNHLEHDLEDGIASVRRELEGGVEELTDVELPAVLTIQTGINEPRYASLRGIRQAQRKELDVQSLADIGVDESVADSDLELTDMYEPESETDVTVWEGSAEETAGELGELLREKGVAP, via the coding sequence ATGAAAATCCTCGTTACGGTCAAAGAAGTCGCGACCGTCGAAGACGAGTTCGAGATCGAGGGTACTGAGATCGCGGATCAGTACCTCGGTGCCGACCTCAACGAGTGGGACGACTACGCCGTCGAAGAGGCCGTCCAACTCCAGGAGGCTGGCATCGCCGACGAAGTCGTCACGGTCACGATCGGTCCCGAAGACTGCGAACAGACCATCCGACAGGCGCTCGCGAAAGGCGCGGATCGTGCCGTCCGCATCTGGGACGACACGCTCGAGGGTGCCGACCTGCTCGACGTCGAGGCCAAGACGGACATCCTCACCGCCGTCGTCGAAGAGGAAGACCCCGACCTCGTACTGACCGGCGTCCAGGCCGGCGACGACGCATTCGGTGCGACCGGCGTCTCCGTCGCCGAGGAACTCGGTTTCGAGTGGGCTGCCGTCGTCAACCACCTCGAGCACGACCTCGAGGACGGCATCGCGTCTGTCCGTCGTGAACTCGAGGGTGGCGTCGAGGAGCTGACCGACGTCGAACTGCCGGCCGTGCTGACGATCCAGACCGGGATCAACGAACCACGGTACGCTAGCCTGCGCGGTATCCGTCAGGCCCAGCGCAAGGAACTGGACGTTCAGTCCCTCGCCGACATCGGCGTCGACGAGAGCGTCGCCGACTCCGACCTCGAACTGACCGACATGTACGAACCCGAGAGCGAAACCGACGTCACCGTCTGGGAAGGGAGTGCCGAGGAGACCGCCGGAGAGCTCGGTGAACTGCTCCGCGAGAAGGGGGTGGCACCATGA